The Alcaligenes aquatilis genome contains the following window.
GGGCTTTTTTGTCGCCGGGCCGCCCCAAGGCTCGGCGCCCCCGGCGAAACCTCCCCCTCGGGGATGAGCCTGGACACACAGCAGTCCATTGTGGACTGCTGTGTGCCTAGCGAATCCGAGCGGCATACAAGCCGCGAGGTGGAGCGCAAGCCGAAGGCGCAGCGTGGGGGCTTTTTTGTCGCCGGGCCGCCCCAAGGCTCGGCGCCCCCGGCGAAACCTCCCCCTCGGGGATGAGCCTGGACACACAGCAGTCCATTGTGGACTGCTGTGTGCCTAGCGAATCCGAGCGGCATACAAGCCGCGAGGTGGAGCGCAAGCCGAAGGCGCAGCGTGGGGGCTTTTTTGTCGCCGGGCCGCCCCAAGGCAAAAGCTCCCCCTCGGGGGGCAGCAAGCCGAAGGCGCAGCGTGGGGGCTTTTTTTGTCGCTTGACTCGGTTTCAGCCGGTGTGTTCGAGGATGTCTGACTAGGCTAGAACGGGCGTTGTGCCCGTAGACTGCTCGGCAATCAGCAATCAGCAATCAGCAATCAGCAATCAGCAATCAGCAATCAGCGTTTCGTGCTTCACAAGTAATAGGCCAGATGCTGGGGAGCAACAGCGACGTTAGTTATAGAGCGGCCTTTGCGCACCGATTGGCACGGTCAGACGCGCTTCCAGCCCCCCGCCTTGACGATTCAGCAGTTCCAGCGTGCCGCCATGCTGGGTAGCGATGGCGTTCACGATGGATAAGCCCAGCCCATACCCCGCCTGCTGCTGCGAACCGCGCCAAAAACGGTTCATGGCCATATCCCGCTCACTGTCGCTCAAGCCGGGGCCATGATCCAGCACGCTGATACGCAAGTAACCCGGTTCTCCCGCTTCAATCCGCAGACTGATGGACTGCTGCGCTTTGGTGTAGCGCAAGGCATTGTCGATCAGGTTCTGTATGGCCACTGTCAGCAGGGATTTTTCAATTTTCACCGGGCCTGGTTTGCTGCGTATATCCAGCGTGATTTGGTCTATGGTGTCGCCGTAAATGGCTTTAAGCGCATGCAAGGCAGCATACACGGCCTCGTCCGCCTGGCTGCTTTCCTGACTGGCGCCCTGACCGTCCAGTCGGGCTAGCTCCAGCAGTCGCTGCAAAATGTTCTGTAGCTGCTGCACGCCTTGATCGGCCTGACTCAAGGCCGTATCCAGCGTGTTGCGCTCTCCAGGGCGTTGGGCGGCCAGATGAGCAACTTGAATATGGGTTTTGATGCCTGTTAACGGGGTGCGTAGCTCGTGGGCGGCGCTGTCGGTAAAGCGGCGCTCGCGCATGATGGCGGCTTGTTGTCGCTCCAGCAGTTCTTCAATGGTTCGCAGCAAGGGTTGCAGCTCAATCGGGGCTTTGACTTTGGGTAGCGGGCTGTCGTCACCTGGACGGCGGCGCGACAGCAAATCCCGAATCCGCTCCAGTGGGGCCAAGCCGTGACCGATACCAATCCATAACAGCAGCAGGCTGCCAAACAAGGCCACCACAAAGGGCAGACCGGCCGAGAGCATGATTTCCCGCACTAGCGATTCGCGTATCTCGATACTGTCGGCGGCGGCAATCTGGATATGGCCTTCACGCAACACAAAAGTGCGCCAGCGCTTGCCGCCATGCACGTGTGTACCAAAACCCAAAGCCACTTGCGACATGTCGGGGCTGCCTGCAGTACGGCTGACAGCCTGGATTTCCACTTCGCTGCGCACCACGCTGATCTCGCAGGCGACCCCGTCACGGGCAATGATGTCCAAAGGTTGCTGTGCCGATTGGGCCAGCTCCTGCAAATTCGGGAACTGGGCGACCAGTCCGGCCACCATGCGGGCCGATGCGGCCAGTCGGCTATCCAGCGCCTCTCGCAAAGAGTGACGCGCATCCATCAGCATCCAGGTGGCGACTGCGCTCCAGAGTACGGTCAGGGAAATGCCGATAATCAGCAGCAATCGAAGGCGTAAGCTCATGGCGTTCAATACCTAGCCGGCAGGCCCCAGTTTGTAGCCCAGGCCGCGCACGGTCTGGACAATATGGCTGCCCAGCTTGCGGCGCAAATGGTAGATATGCACATTGATGGCATTGCTTTCCAGATCCTGGTCATAGCCATAGATGCTGTCGCATAGCTGTTCGGCACTCAGGATGGTGTGGGGCTTATTGAGCAAGGCGCGCAGCAAGGACAGTTCGCGGCGCGCCAGGTTGACCGGCCTGCCATCCAGTGTGACGTGGCCGGTGGAGGCACAGAAACTGAGCCGTCCATATTCAATGCAATCGGTTTCATGGCCAGCGACTCGTCGTGTCAAGACATGCAGACGGGCCAGCAATTCGTCCAGGTCAAAAGGTTTGATGACGTAATCATCGCCCCCGCCCAGCAGTCCTTCGACCCGATGATGCAGGGCATCGCGGGCCGTCAGAATCAGAATGGGCAATTTGCGGCCTTGGTCGCGCCAGCGGCGCAGCAGCGTCAGCCCGTCCTGATCGGGCAAGCCCAGATCCAGAATACAGACATCAAAGTGCGAAGACAGCAAGGCGGTGTCGGCCAGGCTGGCTGTGTCCACGTGGTCCACGGTCAGTCCGTGCAGTCGCAGGCCCGCCACAATTCCGCTGGCGACAAGCGCATCATCTTCAACAAGTAAAACGTGCATTCTCTCCCCCTGTAGCGAATGCGGCTTGTGCAGGTAAAGCCTGATTTTTATTACATTTCGGCGTTCATGTTAGCAGTCTTGAAGGTAGGGGCGAGAGGAGAAATTCTCTTAATTTGGCCTTAATCCTGATCCTCTACTGTGAAGGAGATTGCATTGCATTTGTATCTCGGTACTTACTTTTTTAATAAAACCGGCTTGGGCAATGACGTTTCTTTAGGCTTAGCCGCATGACAGATATCGGGTATTAACTCACATGACTCCTATATTAGGAATATTACTGGCGACCAGTTTTGTCGCCTCTTTGGTGGCACTGGGCATTCTTGTCTGGGCCGTAGCAAACAAGCTGATTTTCGTTGGGAAGAACGAAGCCGAGACCATCTTCATGAAAGGTGAGCTTGGGCAGCCGGATGATAGTGCTTCCTTTGGGGGGGAGAACGAAGCACAGACCCATCGTTTTGACGTTTTACGCGCGGGTATTGACCGCAGTGGTCGGGGGCCGGTTCTGCTGCTGGTTACCGTCGGGATTACCTGGCTGCTGATCGGTTCGGTGTTTGGTGTGATGGCGTCGTTGAAACTGCATTGGCCCGACTGGTTGGCCGATGTGGCCCAAGTGACCTTTGGCCGTGCGCGGACCTTGCACCTGAACATCGTGGCCTATGGCTGGCTGTCGGTGACTGGGATTGGTGTGGCCCTGTGGCTGTTGCCGCGTATTTTTCATACGCCTTTGCGTCGCCCCAATATGGTGTATTTTGGCGCCGCGCTGTGGACCCTGGGCGTATTGGGTGGCACGATTGCCGTGGCCAATGGTTGGTCTGACGGGATCGAGTGGCTGGAATTTCCCTGGCAGATCGACATTTTGCTGGCGGTAGGAGGCTTTTTCCTGGCCTGGCCTGCGATTGAGACCGCAGCGAACCGCAAGTCGCGTCACATCTACGTGTCAGGCTGGTACTTCCTGGCCGGCATGGTCTGGTTTCCCTTTCTGTTTCTGGTGTCCAACATCCCTGGTCTGCATATCGGTGCCCAGCAGGCAACGGTGAACTGGTGGTTTGCTCACAACGTGTTGGGTCTGTGGTTGACGCCTATGGGTGTGGGCGCGGCTTACTACATCATCCCCAAAATCATCGGTAAACCCGTGTATTCCTACAACGTGTCCTTGCTGGGTTTCTGGAGTCTGGCGCTGTTCTATAGCCAGGTCGGTATTCACCACTTGATGGGCGGACCGGTGCCAACCTGGGCTGTTACCTTGTCCGTAGTACACAGCATCATGATGTTTGTGCCGGTGATTGCCGTGGCGATTAACCAGCACGTGACCGTTGCGCAGAACCTGTGGGCCTTCAAGCAATCCATGGCCCTGCGTTTCGTGTGGATTGGTGCGCTGATGTACACCTTGTCCTCCTTCCAGGGGTCGCTGGAAGCGATTCGCTCGGTGAATTCGGTCACGCACTTTACGCATTACACCGTCGGTCACGCCCACCTGGGTGCCTACGGCTTTGTGTCCATGGTGATGTTCGGCACGCTGTATTACATGATGCCGCACATTCTGGGACGTCGCTGGCCCTTTCCGGCCCTGATCAAAACCCATTTCTGGCTGGTGACCGCAGGCTTCACGATTTACGTGCTGGCCCTGAGCATTGCCGGTGTGGTGCAGGGCATGGGCTTGATGGACCCTGGTTCAAGCTTTGGCGAGATCACTCGCAAGATGGTTCCGTATCTGGAAGCCCGCTCCATTGGCGGCACCATGATGACCTTGGGCCACTTCATTTTTGCGGCTCACTTTGCCTTGCTCTTGTTGCGCAAAGACTCCGCTGTTAATGCGACTCCTACTCTTGCTCAGGCAGATGCGTCATGAATCGACTCTTACCTTTACTGATCGGGGCCATTGGCGTGTTGCTGTTGGCGACCTTGATGCTGGTGATTTTGCCAGCCTGGCAACTGCGTACCTCGGAACCGCCCGAGCCGCTGAAACCTTATACCGCTCAGCAGTTGTTGGGACGTGAGGCGTACGTGGCTAACGGCTGTTTGTACTGCCACAGCCAGCAGCCACGCTCCACGGGTCAAACTTTGT
Protein-coding sequences here:
- a CDS encoding ATP-binding protein codes for the protein MSLRLRLLLIIGISLTVLWSAVATWMLMDARHSLREALDSRLAASARMVAGLVAQFPNLQELAQSAQQPLDIIARDGVACEISVVRSEVEIQAVSRTAGSPDMSQVALGFGTHVHGGKRWRTFVLREGHIQIAAADSIEIRESLVREIMLSAGLPFVVALFGSLLLLWIGIGHGLAPLERIRDLLSRRRPGDDSPLPKVKAPIELQPLLRTIEELLERQQAAIMRERRFTDSAAHELRTPLTGIKTHIQVAHLAAQRPGERNTLDTALSQADQGVQQLQNILQRLLELARLDGQGASQESSQADEAVYAALHALKAIYGDTIDQITLDIRSKPGPVKIEKSLLTVAIQNLIDNALRYTKAQQSISLRIEAGEPGYLRISVLDHGPGLSDSERDMAMNRFWRGSQQQAGYGLGLSIVNAIATQHGGTLELLNRQGGGLEARLTVPIGAQRPLYN
- a CDS encoding response regulator; this encodes MHVLLVEDDALVASGIVAGLRLHGLTVDHVDTASLADTALLSSHFDVCILDLGLPDQDGLTLLRRWRDQGRKLPILILTARDALHHRVEGLLGGGDDYVIKPFDLDELLARLHVLTRRVAGHETDCIEYGRLSFCASTGHVTLDGRPVNLARRELSLLRALLNKPHTILSAEQLCDSIYGYDQDLESNAINVHIYHLRRKLGSHIVQTVRGLGYKLGPAG
- a CDS encoding cbb3-type cytochrome c oxidase subunit I, encoding MTPILGILLATSFVASLVALGILVWAVANKLIFVGKNEAETIFMKGELGQPDDSASFGGENEAQTHRFDVLRAGIDRSGRGPVLLLVTVGITWLLIGSVFGVMASLKLHWPDWLADVAQVTFGRARTLHLNIVAYGWLSVTGIGVALWLLPRIFHTPLRRPNMVYFGAALWTLGVLGGTIAVANGWSDGIEWLEFPWQIDILLAVGGFFLAWPAIETAANRKSRHIYVSGWYFLAGMVWFPFLFLVSNIPGLHIGAQQATVNWWFAHNVLGLWLTPMGVGAAYYIIPKIIGKPVYSYNVSLLGFWSLALFYSQVGIHHLMGGPVPTWAVTLSVVHSIMMFVPVIAVAINQHVTVAQNLWAFKQSMALRFVWIGALMYTLSSFQGSLEAIRSVNSVTHFTHYTVGHAHLGAYGFVSMVMFGTLYYMMPHILGRRWPFPALIKTHFWLVTAGFTIYVLALSIAGVVQGMGLMDPGSSFGEITRKMVPYLEARSIGGTMMTLGHFIFAAHFALLLLRKDSAVNATPTLAQADAS